In Anaerolineae bacterium, a genomic segment contains:
- a CDS encoding bacteriocin family protein, with amino-acid sequence MTDLLLRENAPFDASFWQMIDEEVRAVASQHLVGRRFLHLVGPLGAGALGVPVSHLDVEGAPRVAGRELVPFTTLSKEFVLAWEDFTTAEQFGLPLELGPVAIATIQLAAEEDGLIFAGLRQAKGTHHVSLEKWSESGGALATVSAALEKLMSAGIYGPYVLVLSAPLYAQAQRIMANTDELEMEFIEELVGKVYFSPHLPAKEGFLIANAPYHLDLALAMDMSVSYIGNEGLDHRFRLLERIALRLKHPQAVCVLK; translated from the coding sequence ATGACCGATTTGCTGCTGCGCGAGAACGCCCCGTTCGATGCGTCTTTCTGGCAGATGATTGACGAGGAGGTGCGCGCCGTGGCCTCCCAGCATCTGGTGGGCCGGCGCTTTCTTCATCTCGTCGGCCCGCTGGGCGCCGGCGCACTGGGTGTGCCGGTCTCCCATCTGGATGTGGAGGGTGCGCCGCGCGTGGCGGGCCGCGAGCTGGTGCCCTTCACCACGCTGAGCAAAGAGTTCGTGCTGGCCTGGGAGGATTTCACCACGGCGGAGCAGTTCGGTCTTCCGCTGGAGTTGGGGCCAGTGGCTATCGCCACCATCCAGTTGGCCGCCGAGGAAGATGGGCTGATCTTCGCCGGCCTGCGCCAGGCCAAGGGCACTCATCACGTCTCCTTGGAGAAATGGTCGGAGAGCGGCGGTGCCCTGGCCACGGTGAGCGCCGCGCTGGAGAAGCTGATGAGCGCCGGCATCTACGGGCCTTACGTCTTGGTGCTGAGCGCCCCGCTGTACGCCCAGGCACAGCGCATCATGGCCAACACCGATGAGCTGGAGATGGAGTTCATCGAGGAGCTGGTGGGTAAGGTGTACTTCTCGCCCCATCTGCCGGCGAAGGAGGGTTTCCTCATCGCCAACGCGCCCTATCACCTCGACCTGGCGTTGGCGATGGATATGAGCGTCTCCTATATAGGGAATGAGGGCCTGGATCACCGCTTCCGCCTTTTGGAGCGCATCGCCCTGCGGTTGAAGCACCCGCAGGCGGTCTGTGTGCTGAAATAA